From one Aquipuribacter sp. SD81 genomic stretch:
- a CDS encoding DEAD/DEAH box helicase family protein, translating to MGNFDFVRQTLPSVHEDCVRAESYLSSDPRSACFYSRRVVEELVGYLYDVLSLRTPYRDDLAAKIGDPAFKAKVPQGIAQKLTAIRRIANTAVHENRQIRPDVSLAVLRELFNVVVWTSYHHSPSPGAVPLQAQFDPARAAQAAPLSRDEVARLAAKFKAQDEAHARELAEKDDRLAQHEAEIAQLKAQIAAAQAATAPDTRDYDEAVARDLFIDVLLHEAGWELADGRDREYEVAGMPNAEGKGFVDYVLWGADGLPLAVVEAKRTAKSPEVGQQQAKLYADCLEKQFGRRPVIFYTNGYEHRIWDDAGGYPPRETQGFYTRDELELLIQRRRTKQAMSSAPVNTDIAGRPYQVLAIKAVSHAFDRKQREALLVMATGSGKTRTVIALVDLLQKANWVKRVLFLADRTALVNQAANAFKEHLPGSTTVNLVTEKAVEGRVYVSTYPTMVNLINEVDGGLRRFGPGYFDLIVIDEAHRSVYAKYGAIFDYFDALLVGLTATPKDEVDHNTYRLFHLEDGVPTDNYSLDEAVGAGYLVPPKGISVGTQFLRAGIKYDDLTEEEKDQWDALDWGENGPPDEVGAEEINRFLFNEDTVDKVLETLVMQGYKVAGGDRLGKTIIFAKSQKHAEFIEKRWNLAYPELAGHFARVITHGTPYAQSLIDDFSIKDKAPHIAISVDMLDTGIDVPEVVNLVFFKLVRSKSKFWQMIGRGTRLCPDLFGPSEDKEDFLVFDFCGNLEYFSQDLPGSQGQVQKSLTQRLFEARLGLVTALAGDEPDLRSSTVETLREFVAGMNLDNFVVRPHRRAVEMYASADAWSNLGTEDLEAPLTLAGLPSSVRDDDEDAKRFDLLILRRQLAQLDGDAVLAERLRETVQEIAASLLGKTTIPSIAEQAVLLESVAGDDWWIDVTLPMLEVARLRIRSLASFIEKTARNPIYTDFEDTLAEGIEVVLPRVTPGTNFERFRSKAEAYLRDHLDNLALQRLRRNKQLTPEDLTELENMLVASGGQAVDIAWVTQQGGGLGVFVRGLVGLDRAAATEAFERYLNGTSFSAEQVRFVNLIVDELTKNGVMEPARLFESPYTDRAPTGPDYIFPDSDVEVIVKTLNEIKQTALPKEVA from the coding sequence ATGGGAAACTTCGACTTCGTCCGCCAGACGCTGCCGTCCGTGCATGAGGACTGCGTCCGGGCTGAGTCGTACTTGTCGTCCGATCCTCGTTCTGCGTGCTTCTATAGCCGTCGCGTCGTCGAGGAGCTCGTCGGCTACCTCTACGACGTCCTGTCCCTGCGGACGCCGTACCGCGACGACCTCGCCGCCAAGATCGGTGACCCCGCGTTCAAGGCGAAGGTGCCGCAGGGCATCGCGCAGAAGCTGACCGCGATCCGTCGCATCGCCAACACCGCTGTCCACGAGAACCGTCAGATCCGCCCCGATGTGTCGCTCGCGGTGCTGCGCGAGTTGTTCAACGTGGTGGTGTGGACGTCGTACCACCACTCACCGTCCCCCGGCGCGGTGCCGTTGCAGGCGCAGTTCGACCCCGCGCGCGCCGCTCAAGCAGCGCCGCTGTCGCGCGACGAGGTCGCTCGGTTGGCCGCGAAGTTCAAGGCGCAGGACGAGGCCCACGCCCGTGAGCTCGCGGAGAAGGACGACCGTCTCGCTCAGCACGAGGCCGAGATCGCGCAACTGAAAGCGCAGATCGCCGCGGCGCAGGCGGCGACCGCGCCGGACACCCGCGACTACGACGAGGCCGTGGCCCGCGACCTATTCATCGACGTACTGCTCCACGAGGCTGGCTGGGAGCTCGCCGATGGGCGCGACCGCGAGTACGAGGTCGCTGGCATGCCGAACGCCGAGGGCAAGGGGTTCGTCGACTACGTACTGTGGGGCGCCGACGGCTTGCCGCTGGCCGTGGTGGAGGCCAAGCGCACGGCGAAGTCGCCGGAGGTGGGCCAGCAGCAGGCCAAGCTGTACGCCGACTGTCTCGAGAAGCAGTTCGGGCGGCGGCCGGTGATTTTCTACACCAACGGTTACGAGCACCGGATTTGGGACGACGCGGGCGGCTACCCGCCCCGCGAGACCCAGGGCTTCTACACCCGCGACGAGCTCGAGCTGCTGATCCAGCGCCGCCGGACCAAGCAGGCTATGTCGAGCGCTCCGGTGAACACCGACATCGCCGGTCGCCCCTACCAGGTACTGGCTATCAAGGCAGTCAGCCATGCGTTCGACCGCAAGCAGCGCGAGGCCCTACTGGTGATGGCGACAGGCTCGGGCAAGACCCGCACCGTCATCGCCCTTGTCGACCTGCTGCAGAAGGCGAACTGGGTCAAGCGAGTCCTCTTCCTCGCCGACCGCACGGCGTTGGTCAACCAGGCCGCGAACGCGTTTAAGGAGCACCTGCCCGGCTCGACGACCGTGAACCTCGTGACGGAGAAGGCCGTCGAGGGTCGCGTCTACGTCTCGACGTACCCGACGATGGTGAACCTGATCAACGAGGTCGACGGCGGCCTGCGTCGGTTCGGTCCCGGCTACTTCGACCTCATCGTCATCGACGAGGCCCACCGCTCGGTCTACGCCAAGTACGGCGCGATCTTCGACTACTTCGACGCCCTGCTCGTCGGCCTGACCGCGACCCCGAAGGACGAGGTCGACCACAACACCTACAGGCTGTTCCACCTCGAGGACGGCGTCCCCACCGACAACTACTCGCTGGACGAGGCTGTCGGTGCCGGCTATCTCGTGCCCCCGAAGGGCATCAGCGTGGGCACTCAGTTTCTGCGCGCGGGCATCAAGTACGACGACCTCACCGAGGAGGAGAAGGATCAGTGGGATGCGCTGGACTGGGGCGAGAACGGACCTCCCGACGAGGTCGGAGCCGAGGAGATCAACCGGTTCCTCTTCAACGAGGACACTGTCGACAAGGTGCTCGAGACCTTGGTGATGCAGGGCTACAAGGTGGCGGGCGGCGACCGGCTGGGCAAGACGATCATTTTCGCCAAGAGCCAGAAGCACGCCGAGTTCATCGAGAAGCGCTGGAACCTCGCCTACCCCGAGCTCGCCGGCCACTTCGCCCGCGTGATCACCCACGGCACGCCGTACGCACAGTCCCTGATTGACGACTTTTCGATCAAGGACAAGGCGCCGCATATCGCGATCAGCGTCGACATGCTCGACACCGGTATCGACGTGCCCGAGGTCGTCAACCTCGTGTTCTTCAAGCTGGTGCGCTCGAAGTCGAAGTTCTGGCAGATGATCGGCCGCGGCACTCGCCTGTGTCCCGACCTGTTCGGCCCGAGCGAGGACAAGGAGGACTTCCTCGTCTTCGACTTTTGCGGCAACCTTGAGTACTTCAGCCAGGACCTGCCCGGCTCGCAGGGTCAGGTTCAGAAGTCACTCACCCAGCGCCTCTTCGAAGCGCGGCTCGGGCTTGTCACCGCGCTTGCCGGTGACGAACCCGACCTTAGGTCGTCGACGGTGGAGACGTTGCGCGAGTTCGTGGCCGGCATGAACCTTGACAACTTCGTCGTCCGGCCCCACCGTCGCGCCGTCGAGATGTACGCGTCTGCCGACGCTTGGAGCAACCTCGGTACGGAGGACTTGGAGGCGCCGCTAACGCTCGCTGGTTTGCCATCCTCGGTCCGCGACGACGATGAGGATGCCAAGCGCTTCGACCTGCTCATCCTGCGCCGCCAGCTCGCCCAGCTCGACGGCGACGCCGTGTTAGCCGAGCGGCTGCGGGAGACTGTGCAAGAGATCGCGGCGTCACTGCTAGGCAAGACCACGATCCCGAGTATCGCCGAGCAGGCCGTCCTGCTGGAGTCGGTTGCCGGGGACGACTGGTGGATCGACGTCACTTTGCCAATGCTGGAGGTCGCGCGACTCCGCATCCGTAGTCTCGCCAGCTTCATCGAGAAGACGGCCCGCAACCCGATCTACACCGACTTCGAGGACACGCTTGCCGAAGGAATCGAGGTCGTACTGCCCCGCGTAACGCCCGGCACCAACTTCGAGCGCTTCCGCTCGAAGGCTGAGGCCTACCTCCGCGACCACCTCGACAACCTCGCCCTGCAGCGCCTGCGCCGAAACAAGCAGCTCACACCCGAGGATCTGACGGAGCTGGAGAACATGCTTGTTGCCTCCGGCGGTCAGGCTGTTGACATCGCCTGGGTAACCCAGCAGGGGGGCGGCCTGGGAGTCTTCGTACGTGGCCTGGTCGGCCTCGACCGCGCGGCAGCCACCGAGGCGTTCGAGCGCTACCTGAACGGCACCAGCTTCTCGGCCGAGCAGGTCCGCTTCGTGAACCTCATCGTCGACGAGTTGACGAAGAACGGCGTCATGGAACCTGCTCGGCTCTTCGAGTCGCCGTACACGGACCGCGCCCCCACCGGTCCTGATTACATCTTCCCAGACTCCGACGTCGAGGTCATCGTCAAGACACTGAACGAGATCAAGCAGACCGCCCTGCCGAAGGAGGTAGCGTGA
- a CDS encoding KAP family P-loop NTPase fold protein: MIFSSKRADRVRTPRVLQRKTQSLYADDADGLERDVLNRKRLATQLARAIRDLAEETESAVVGLVGPWGSGKSSLLGQIETELFTSNWYIGYHNPWAYSDFAGSAAGFFASLRDAVPEDVLGKEWRAVVGEWVSKAAPLGAAGGVAGVDGSGAIGAVGAVITGDRSPAKLRESAAEGLSRIDHPVLMVLDDLDRLAPDELLYTFKLVRLLGRLPNVYYLLAYDEATLTDLLESTDLAGRGSGRAQQYLEKIIQVRLEVPPMLPEQQAALAQAAIDEICARRGITLTAGTNRRMQRMWRDCLSVYLDQPRSVKRLFTQVDATWPDVSGEVDFSDFVAMTFLRVFERPLLDVILEKRAEILQQPSAWSLKAHKESPQDRLARWKQQIADAEPRHPAAIEDLLAHLFLYIRGAKEGTQYVGSSYQEDVKQRMGVGTSEHFDRYVQVGVPESDLAESTVRTAAEELRDGRLGPATKELVQRMRADASPALSKLRREHRASPLRASSTLRLLASLYFSAMDQKSGPFGLSPDFSIISLSVDVLDQTEVSAASDLVESLAQSDSASLALAADITRVALRDSDTPHPWAERAKPAVANALSTAIRTLAGEPARSHPRLLSLLYSHFHLAQPGETRGLLWEAIDSGVWELREILGLLIPLGQASNGEDTWTSMGDFSEGTIEDMLGLDRVLDRLPEQPELLERHVTNQYFDGPVDADDLEARIECALTGLERVRARRGHEAEVASGGEATATGGDGDHEQGDS; the protein is encoded by the coding sequence GTGATCTTCAGTTCGAAACGGGCGGACAGGGTACGCACACCTCGGGTTCTCCAGCGCAAGACACAGTCACTTTACGCTGACGACGCAGACGGCCTGGAACGTGACGTACTGAATCGAAAGCGACTGGCGACCCAGTTGGCGCGTGCCATTCGCGACCTTGCCGAAGAGACCGAGAGCGCTGTAGTCGGTCTCGTCGGTCCGTGGGGATCGGGGAAGTCCAGTTTACTCGGCCAAATCGAGACTGAGCTGTTCACCAGCAACTGGTACATCGGGTATCACAACCCATGGGCCTACTCTGACTTCGCGGGTTCCGCTGCTGGCTTCTTTGCTTCATTGCGGGACGCCGTCCCCGAGGATGTTCTTGGCAAGGAATGGCGCGCGGTTGTGGGCGAGTGGGTTTCTAAGGCAGCGCCACTCGGCGCGGCCGGCGGTGTAGCGGGCGTCGACGGATCGGGAGCGATAGGCGCTGTTGGGGCTGTAATCACCGGAGACCGAAGTCCGGCCAAACTGCGGGAGTCCGCCGCGGAGGGGCTTAGCAGGATCGACCACCCAGTATTGATGGTACTCGATGACCTGGACCGCCTGGCGCCAGACGAGTTGCTGTACACCTTCAAACTCGTGCGACTCCTCGGTCGCCTGCCGAACGTGTACTACTTGCTTGCTTACGACGAGGCGACCCTGACAGATCTTCTGGAATCAACTGACCTGGCTGGGCGGGGCTCCGGCCGCGCTCAACAGTACCTGGAGAAAATTATCCAGGTCCGTCTTGAGGTCCCTCCTATGCTGCCAGAGCAGCAGGCCGCATTGGCCCAAGCCGCCATCGATGAGATCTGTGCAAGGAGAGGCATCACGCTCACGGCCGGTACTAACCGGCGGATGCAGCGGATGTGGCGGGACTGCTTGTCGGTCTACTTAGATCAGCCGCGGTCAGTCAAGCGGCTGTTCACTCAGGTCGATGCGACCTGGCCCGACGTTTCAGGAGAGGTTGACTTCTCGGACTTCGTCGCCATGACGTTCCTTCGTGTCTTCGAGCGGCCTCTTCTGGACGTCATCCTCGAAAAACGCGCTGAGATTCTTCAGCAGCCCTCCGCTTGGAGTCTCAAGGCACACAAGGAATCGCCGCAGGACCGATTGGCGCGTTGGAAGCAGCAAATCGCCGATGCTGAGCCGCGGCACCCGGCTGCCATCGAGGACCTCCTGGCACACCTCTTCCTCTACATCCGCGGCGCCAAGGAAGGCACTCAGTACGTTGGGTCGTCCTATCAGGAGGACGTCAAGCAGAGGATGGGAGTCGGCACGTCGGAACACTTCGACCGGTACGTCCAGGTCGGGGTCCCGGAATCGGATCTGGCTGAGTCGACCGTCAGAACGGCTGCTGAGGAGCTCCGAGATGGAAGGCTGGGTCCCGCCACCAAGGAACTAGTACAGCGAATGCGCGCGGATGCTTCGCCCGCTTTGAGCAAATTGCGAAGAGAGCACCGAGCGTCGCCGTTGCGAGCGTCGAGCACCCTGCGTCTCCTCGCCAGCCTCTACTTCTCAGCGATGGACCAGAAAAGCGGCCCCTTCGGGCTGTCTCCAGACTTCAGCATCATCAGTCTCTCAGTTGACGTGCTTGACCAGACCGAAGTATCGGCGGCGAGCGATCTTGTCGAATCGTTGGCCCAATCCGACTCGGCGTCTCTAGCGCTGGCGGCCGACATAACGCGGGTCGCCTTGAGGGACTCCGACACTCCGCACCCGTGGGCCGAAAGGGCGAAGCCAGCTGTAGCTAACGCCCTCTCGACAGCCATTCGGACGCTCGCCGGAGAGCCCGCTCGATCACACCCAAGACTGTTGTCGCTTCTGTACAGCCACTTCCATCTCGCTCAACCTGGGGAGACCCGCGGCTTGCTCTGGGAGGCGATCGACTCGGGCGTGTGGGAACTGCGTGAGATTCTCGGACTGCTTATACCGCTTGGGCAAGCTAGCAACGGTGAGGACACCTGGACTTCTATGGGCGACTTTTCGGAAGGGACCATCGAGGACATGCTCGGGCTTGACCGCGTCCTCGACCGCCTCCCGGAGCAGCCGGAACTGCTGGAGCGACACGTGACTAATCAGTACTTCGATGGACCAGTTGACGCCGACGATCTCGAGGCGAGAATCGAGTGCGCGTTGACCGGCCTAGAGCGCGTGCGAGCGCGCCGCGGCCACGAGGCTGAGGTCGCGAGCGGCGGCGAAGCGACGGCCACTGGCGGTGACGGCGATCATGAGCAGGGCGACTCCTGA
- a CDS encoding pentapeptide repeat-containing protein: MRTHLRDRFKPAATSAARAPALPRSNIITVALISVAVTLVLAFLAFATLVGLATPGGRLDLPAEVDVFEVVPAAGTLLGLIAVVLAGVYAYRRQRITEVDAHSAEAVELSRRFESATAQLGASSSAQRVAGVYALSRLADEWPEQRQTCVDVLCAYLRMPPGAVEEAGSTTEEATSLRAEIEVRRTIQREVVIRLDHNLEDASETPTKVPVEAGTWTGCTLDLRRAVLYDWQADRARFSAQDSFDEAVFEGETLFRKVIFDGNAEFHTGAHFGGDVAFNDAFVHGEAGFISAKFDGEAEFCAFEAGKEAFFVHAIFEGTIDFRDSSIGPGGPPSATIRRTARGREA; encoded by the coding sequence ATGCGGACCCATCTTCGGGATCGATTCAAGCCCGCAGCGACTTCGGCCGCTAGGGCCCCAGCGCTGCCCCGAAGCAACATAATCACCGTCGCGCTCATCTCTGTTGCGGTCACACTCGTCCTAGCGTTTCTGGCATTCGCGACACTAGTCGGCCTCGCCACGCCAGGGGGCCGCCTTGATCTTCCGGCCGAGGTTGATGTCTTCGAGGTTGTGCCAGCGGCGGGTACCCTCTTGGGCTTGATTGCGGTCGTTCTCGCTGGTGTCTACGCCTACCGGCGGCAACGCATTACGGAGGTGGACGCTCACAGCGCCGAGGCCGTGGAGCTTTCTCGGCGGTTCGAGTCGGCGACAGCTCAGCTTGGCGCAAGTAGCTCAGCGCAGAGAGTTGCTGGCGTCTACGCATTGAGCCGGCTTGCGGACGAGTGGCCTGAGCAGCGGCAGACGTGCGTCGACGTGCTTTGCGCCTACCTGCGCATGCCGCCGGGAGCAGTCGAAGAAGCTGGCTCAACTACAGAGGAAGCAACATCGCTTCGCGCTGAGATAGAGGTGCGTCGTACTATCCAGCGCGAAGTTGTGATCCGACTCGACCACAACCTTGAGGATGCGTCCGAGACACCGACCAAGGTGCCGGTCGAGGCGGGGACATGGACCGGTTGCACGCTGGACCTGCGGCGAGCGGTGCTCTACGACTGGCAGGCCGACCGAGCACGCTTCAGTGCACAGGACTCTTTCGATGAGGCTGTTTTTGAGGGAGAGACTCTCTTCCGCAAGGTAATTTTCGACGGAAATGCCGAATTCCACACCGGCGCCCACTTTGGGGGCGACGTAGCATTCAACGACGCTTTTGTTCACGGGGAGGCAGGCTTCATCAGCGCGAAGTTCGATGGAGAGGCCGAATTTTGCGCTTTCGAGGCAGGCAAGGAGGCCTTCTTCGTGCACGCCATTTTCGAAGGCACCATCGATTTCCGTGACTCCAGCATTGGACCGGGTGGGCCACCGAGTGCAACTATCAGACGAACGGCCAGAGGCCGCGAGGCTTGA